In the Marinomonas algicola genome, one interval contains:
- the leuE gene encoding leucine efflux protein LeuE produces the protein MESFGVINYFAYVVGAMLIILLPGPNSLYVLSLAAQQGTRIGWSAVAGVFVGDSLLIIATAMGAISVLSAYPALFMVIKYAGAAYLTFIGVKLLHGAYTTWQRKGDTTYDVKTIKKSSTSKAFKKALFVSLLNPKAILFFLSFFVQFVDPAYSNPVLPFFILAITLQLFSLIYLAVLIYAGTKLAVAFKSRKRITALSSGTVGTGFIAFAVKLSLASAQ, from the coding sequence ATGGAAAGCTTTGGCGTTATTAACTATTTTGCCTATGTCGTTGGTGCTATGCTCATTATTTTATTACCAGGGCCAAACTCACTGTATGTGCTTTCTTTAGCCGCACAACAGGGAACTCGCATTGGCTGGTCCGCCGTTGCGGGTGTGTTTGTTGGGGACTCATTACTCATCATAGCAACGGCTATGGGTGCTATCTCAGTTTTGAGCGCTTACCCAGCACTTTTCATGGTGATAAAATACGCTGGTGCGGCTTATTTAACGTTTATTGGTGTTAAATTACTGCATGGCGCCTACACAACATGGCAGCGCAAAGGTGATACCACCTATGATGTTAAAACCATCAAGAAGTCATCTACCAGCAAAGCCTTTAAAAAGGCATTATTCGTGAGCCTTTTAAACCCGAAAGCAATTTTGTTTTTTTTGTCCTTTTTTGTACAATTTGTTGATCCAGCCTACAGCAATCCAGTGCTGCCATTCTTTATCCTAGCCATTACACTACAGCTCTTCAGCTTAATTTATTTAGCCGTTCTTATTTATGCTGGTACGAAACTCGCTGTCGCCTTTAAATCACGTAAGCGCATTACCGCCTTATCAAGTGGCACGGTAGGAACGGGGTTTATTGCTTTTGCAGTTAAATTATCGTTAGCCAGCGCACAATAA